TCCTCATGCGACAGAACGAAGGGCGAGGGAAGACTAGTTGGTCCTCCGAAGTACAGTGCAATCCCATCCTCGTACAGCCGCACCGCAAACAAGTCCGGGAGAACTCCTCCACTGGTTTCCACCCACGTCTGCAGTACACGTAGGGCGTTATCGACGTGTTCGAGTTGCAGCGGGTCCTCGAGCGCGCGCAGGTGCACTTCAAGATCGTGCGGCTCCGGGTCGGGCATGGCGATGCGCTCACCCGCGTGGCGGTGGCGTCGCTGCTGCAACCGCCGCCGGCGGAGCACCACCAGGACCCCGGCAGCGAGCAACCCGGCGATACCTCCACCGGTCATCAGCGCGGCCGGCTGGTCCGCGCTCGGATCATTCGAATTCTCGCCTACATGGTCGTACGGTGTGGTCGGCGGCACGAGTGTCTGTCCCGGGGCCGGCAACCGCACGGCCGCGGACGGGGTCGGCTCGGTCGCGCCTTCGTGCCCGCCTGCCGCAGGAGTGCCGCCGGTCGGCACGCGAGTTGAGCCAGACAAGGAGCCTGCTTGAGCAGCCGGACCCGGTGTAGGCGTCGTGGGAACCGCGACGCCAGGCACGGTTAGCAACCAGCCGGGGCGAATGAGGTTCGGATCAGTCAACTGTGAACCGTCTGGTTGCACGGCCGAAGTTGACGCGCGGTAAATGTCGACATAGCGGGTTCCGTCACCGTAGAACTGGACGGCCAGATCCCAGAGGGTGTCCCCTGGCATGACGGTATGCGTCACCGTGATCGTCGCCGCCGTCGACGAGAACACATCCGGTGTTAGTGCGGTTGCGGTTGTTTCCATATGCGTCTGACCCGAGGCAGCTCCAGCGCGTACCAACGGCGGGGCGCCGACCGCGCCTGTTGACAGGGCAGCGGCCGACGCAGACGGCGCAGGTCCAGCCAGCGTGCCGGCACCAGCAAAGAGGAGCAGCACCGCGGCGATTAACGTGAGAGCGAGGTGTTGCTGGAAACGGAAGGCGCGAAAGCGCTTACCGGTTACATGGCCGGTGATCGAGGCGACGACCTCGATCAGCATCGGGATGGTGAAGAAGGCCCACGCAATCCAGCCGATCGTCGGCAAAACCTTGGTGACCAGGATCACGTTGCCGTAGTCCGGAGTGAACGTGAGGATGCTGCCCAGTTGCCCGGTGCTGGGCAGAGGGTTTCCGGCGACGACGACGAGCAGGGCGGGGACGCCCACAAGAATCGCCGCGAACACCAGCAGGGATCCGACCCCGGCAACGTATCTGCGCATCAGTTGAACCCTTCTATCCGAGGCTGTCGGCCAGGTCCGTGTTCACCGATTGCAGCTCACCGACGCGCACCAGCGTCGTACTGGAGGTGTCACGAACGGCGATCATGCCGTCGGTGCCGCCGCCGGTCCAATGAACACTCCAGTGGCTTGTCGCCGTTGCCGTGAATTGACCGCCACCGGATGTGTTCTGGTACCGGTAGCCGCAGGTCGGGGAATCCACGGCGAGCTGGTCGCGCATCGCGTCCAGGTTGAAAACGGTGCCGACACCGCACGTGACGGCCTGGCCGTCACCACTGGACCACGTCACCGACGCAACCTGGGCCGTGGCCGTGACGGTAACGCCGCCGAGGGTGGCGGTCTGTGTGTAAGGGCCGAAGCTCAGCGGTTGTGGATTGTCGACCCAAAGCCACACCGGAATGCCGACCCAGGTTCGCCGGTAAGGAACGGTGCCGACCGGGTCATCGGAGTGCACCTTTTGTGCCGGGGCCATGCCAATGTCGATGCCGCGCAACTGGAACGTGCGCACCAACAGTGCCGCGGCCTGCGCCGGCGTGTATCGGATGACACCGGCCGGTGGTGTATCCGACCAGAATGACGCGTTGTAGCAGTCCCGCTGGGGCGGCGGACAGTACCCGGTGCACTGATACCATGCGCCGACGGCGGCGTCACGCCCGGGAGGAGGCGCCCCTTGAGTGGCCGCGAGCGAGACGTATCCATGACAGTCGCCGTTATCGCTCCACGATCCAGCAGCGTCTGCACACGGCACAGCGGCACCCAGATAGGAACACGTCTGCGGGCCAGGAGCGAAACCGTCGGGGGGACCCTCAGCACCGACAGGATTTGCGGCTGGCGGGATTGCGCCGCCTGCCGAATTGATCGACACGTCACACGTAGGACTGAACGGGTCCGCGTCGCATCCACCCCCGCCTGGTCCGGCTGCCATTGGCCCGGCGAACGTGACTCCACTCATGAAGAGGCTCAAAGTGAGGAGCCACGTCGAAGCTGGATGAATCAGCATGAGGGCGCTCCCTGCTGACCTGCGATGCTCTGGAGGGCATCAACTTTCCACGTCTGATCCTCGGGCATGTAGCGCACAGTGAACTGGACTGGGTAAATCCGCAGCTTGGAGACAGGAGCGCGAGATCCGTCTGCATACTTTGGAACTTGGTCCGAGACATCGAAGCATCCGCGGACGTACACGATTCCATTTGGAATCGCCGATCCACTTTGTGGGGTAACGACACCAAACGTCGAGACGGAAGCATTTGGGGTCCATTTTGGCCTACCGGCCGTCGTGATCTGCTTTTCGGCAAGACCGGCCGCAACTTGATCCACATTCTCGAGCGCAGACCCGGTCGCATATGGGTCAATGCGTTCAGGATTGGCACCCGCGCTGGCCTGAATCTGGTACTGCACCTCCACGAAACTTGTGATCGTTTGGGTAGCTGCGCTCCATGCTTCGTCGGCGGTCTTCGGTGCGCCGATCGATGATGCAGTCGGAGTTGAGGACGCCGTCCGCGACGCGGTTGTCGGGACGATTGTGGTTTGGCCACTGCAGCCGCCCAGAAGGAGTGTCCCAGCCAATGCCGCAACCGTGATCCTGGTAAGCCTTCCAGACACGGTCATCATGTGTTTCCTTCCCTAGCTTTAGTTGTGGTCGACGAGTTTGGCGGAGGCTGTCGCCTGGACCGGTATCGGGCCGAAGCCGAAGCTGCTGAGCACCTTCGGCGTATAGGTGAGGTGGACGGTGACGATGACTTGGTCGGCTTCGATTCGGGTTTCGCCGGTTGCTCCTGCTGCGGCGATGTAGTTGTTGGCGGCGTTGATCGCGGCGGGTTGGCTGAGGGTGAAGGCGTCGCCGTTGATGGCGTTGCCGGCGGCGGCGTTCGTGCCGGCGCGGGCTGCGCCTTCGGCGATTGTGAGGGACTGTTGCACGGTTTGTGTTTTGCCGTCGCCGTCGACAACGATGCCAGCGATCAGAATCATCGCGACTGCGAGGATGAGGACGAGGGGCGTGTATTTCATGGGTTCACCGCTGCCGGTAGGGGTCGACAGGGCTGCTGGCGGTCTCGGTGATGGTGGTGGTGCCCGGGATGAGGGGGAACGCGAGATCGGCGTTGCTGATCGTGCAAATGATGGTGACGCTGACGGTGCCGGTCTGGCCGAGCGCGGTGGTGAGCCCGTTTCCACCAATCGTGACGTCGAGGCCGACACAGTGGACGTTTCCCTGGAGGGCGATCGCCGCTGCAGCTTGGGCATGCGGCACGGCCTCGGCTGCCGTGCGGGACAAGGATGCGTCCCGGGCGGCCGCCGCGGCGGCGCTTTGCACGCTGCTGTCTGCCAGACCGTAGCGGCCCATGAACAGCACAACGGCCAGGAGCGGGGCGATGATCCCGACGAGAAGGATCGTCAGGCCGGGGAGATCTTCGATCTCTCCTCGGTCGTCACGCAGCAGTCGCCCGGCAACGGTCATGGTGCTGGTATCCATCGTTCGACCGGGCCGGTGATGCTCCGCTGGACTGGCGGCAGGGACAGCCCGGGGATGAGGGAGACTGCATCCCCGGTGACGGTGACAGTGACGGTGGTGGCGGTGCGCTGCACCTGCACGGTGGGGTTGTCCAGGAACCCGCCGGTCAGGGTGAGCACGCTGCCGGCGGCAGCGGTTCCGGCGTCGGTCGTGGATTGGTAGGCGCGGGCGTCGCGGTAGGCGTCCATGGCGGCGTTCTGTGCAATGTTGCCGCCGAGGAACCACAGTGCGCATTGCAGGGCGATGACCACCAGCAGCACGGTTCCGGGAATGACGATCGCGCTGGTTGCGACCCCGTCCTCCCGGCCGAGCTGTCGGAGTGTGCCTCGCAGGTGAATTGTCATCATCCTGGTGCCCGGCTGTTCTTACCCGGGCAGCTTGCCGATGTAGCCGGTTGCCCAGGCCGTGATCAGGCCCAGGATGGCGATGGCCAGGACGGCACCGCCGACCGCGATGATCACGGTCCAGGTCGACTGCTCCAGACCGGATTCGGGGTCTGCACGGAGTTTTTCGACCCGCTCGCGAAGCGTGGCATTGATGCGCGTATACCGGCCCAACAGTCCGGCAATGATTTTAGTCATGTCGTTTGTCCTTCCTTCTCACATGGCGGTCAGTTGCAACAGTGTGGGGGTGATGACGATGGCCAGGATCGGGGCCAGGGTGAGCATCACGGGGACATCCATCCGGGAGGTAACTCGTTCGGCCGCGGCGGTATCGTCGGCGGCGAGTTGGGCGCGGAGTTTGTCGCAGGCCGCGCGCAACTGGTCGCGGAGGCCGATCCGGGCGTCGGCCAGCCGCATCGTCCGAGACATTTCGGTCAGCGCGGGCACCCCGATGGTAACGCCCAGGCGATCCAGTGCGTCCCATTTCGAGGTACGGGTCAGGTCGGCGAGCTGGTACTCACGGCGGATCCGGACAAACGCCCACGAATCGGACACGGTCGCAGCACTGGCCAGGGCGCTGTCCGCGGTGGTGTTCCCCAGCAGCGCCACCGCCACCAGTTCGAGGTAGACGGTGACGAAGCGGGTGAACTCGCGCTGTGCTTGTTTGGCTCGAGTGCGCACGGTACTGTCGGGGATCATCCACATGACAGCGGCCAGCACCGGGCTGACAACCAGCGGAAGCGGGAAAAAGAAGCCGAGGGTCAGCTGAAAGAGGATGGGAATCAGAAGTGGGGCCGCGAAGCCTAGCGCCGCGTATTGGAGTTTCTGCGCGTAAAACC
The Rathayibacter sp. SW19 DNA segment above includes these coding regions:
- a CDS encoding TadE/TadG family type IV pilus assembly protein, producing MMTIHLRGTLRQLGREDGVATSAIVIPGTVLLVVIALQCALWFLGGNIAQNAAMDAYRDARAYQSTTDAGTAAAGSVLTLTGGFLDNPTVQVQRTATTVTVTVTGDAVSLIPGLSLPPVQRSITGPVERWIPAP